One window of the Oceanicaulis sp. genome contains the following:
- a CDS encoding SDR family oxidoreductase: MPTSDRVAIVTGGANGIGAACARRFVDEGLSVVIADVDEDAGEALASDLDGGKERALFVPCDVSDKLSVANLMAETRAAFDRVDVLVNNAAVVAGGDVLELSLDDFDKVMGVNVRGAFLVARACAKQMIEQIEAEGTRTEDCRKRYAIVNMSSVNAQVAIPDQLAYVASKGALNQMTKAMALSLAPWGVRVNAVGPGSINTEILKKVADDKAAMNRILSRTPLARLGDPDEIAGVTWFLASKDASYVTGECVYADGGRLALNYTIKPEDYED, from the coding sequence ATGCCGACATCCGATCGCGTCGCCATCGTCACCGGAGGCGCCAACGGAATCGGCGCGGCCTGCGCCCGCCGCTTCGTCGACGAAGGGCTCAGCGTGGTCATCGCCGATGTCGACGAGGACGCCGGCGAAGCGCTCGCCAGCGATCTCGACGGCGGCAAGGAACGCGCGCTCTTCGTGCCCTGCGACGTCTCCGACAAGCTTTCGGTCGCCAATCTCATGGCCGAGACGCGCGCCGCGTTCGATCGGGTGGACGTGCTGGTGAACAACGCCGCCGTGGTGGCGGGCGGCGACGTGCTCGAGCTATCGCTCGACGATTTCGACAAGGTGATGGGCGTGAACGTGCGCGGCGCCTTCCTGGTCGCGCGCGCCTGCGCCAAACAGATGATCGAGCAGATCGAGGCTGAAGGCACGCGCACCGAGGACTGCCGCAAGCGCTACGCCATCGTGAACATGAGCTCGGTCAACGCCCAGGTCGCCATCCCCGATCAGCTCGCTTACGTCGCCAGCAAGGGCGCGCTCAACCAGATGACCAAGGCGATGGCGCTCTCGCTCGCCCCGTGGGGCGTGCGCGTGAACGCGGTAGGGCCGGGCTCGATCAACACCGAGATCCTGAAAAAAGTCGCCGACGATAAGGCGGCGATGAACCGGATCCTCTCGCGAACCCCGCTGGCGCGCCTGGGCGACCCCGACGAGATCGCCGGCGTGACCTGGTTCCTCGCCTCGAAGGACGCCAGCTACGTCACCGGCGAATGCGTCTACGCCGACGGCGGCCGCCTGGCGCTGAACTACACGATTAAGCCGGAAGATTACGAGGATTGA
- a CDS encoding cell cycle transcriptional regulator TrcR: MAEILMPKATAVWLVDNTALTFEQIADFTGLHHLEVKGIADGDVAAGVRGSDPIAAGQLEREELAKAEKNPDYRMTASKPKYAELQEGKRKGPRYTPLSRRQNRPDAIAWLVRNHPELTDAQISKLIGTTKTTIQAVRERSHWNAPNIKPTDPVSLGLCSQIDLDAMVAKASDRRKQMEDEGQIEKEEDTLRPAEENDMANAPTTLDELFGKPKND; this comes from the coding sequence ATGGCCGAAATTCTGATGCCCAAGGCGACCGCGGTCTGGCTGGTGGACAACACCGCCCTGACCTTCGAGCAGATCGCCGATTTCACCGGGCTGCACCATCTGGAAGTCAAGGGCATCGCCGACGGCGACGTGGCCGCCGGCGTGCGCGGCTCGGACCCGATCGCGGCCGGCCAGCTCGAGCGCGAAGAGCTCGCCAAGGCCGAGAAGAACCCCGACTACCGGATGACGGCGTCCAAGCCGAAATACGCCGAGCTGCAGGAAGGCAAGCGCAAGGGCCCGCGCTACACCCCGCTCTCGCGCCGCCAGAACCGGCCCGACGCCATCGCCTGGCTGGTCAGGAACCATCCAGAGCTGACCGACGCGCAGATCTCCAAGCTGATCGGCACGACCAAGACCACGATCCAGGCCGTGCGCGAGCGCAGCCACTGGAACGCGCCGAACATCAAGCCGACCGACCCGGTCTCGCTGGGCCTGTGCAGCCAGATCGATCTGGACGCCATGGTCGCCAAGGCGTCCGACCGCAGAAAGCAGATGGAAGACGAAGGCCAGATCGAGAAGGAAGAGGACACGCTGCGTCCCGCCGAGGAGAACGACATGGCCAACGCCCCGACCACGCTCGACGAGCTGTTCGGCAAGCCCAAGAACGACTAG
- a CDS encoding NAD(P)H-quinone oxidoreductase, producing MTHRTRIVTAPQPGGPDALRIEERELAPAGRGEVLIDVAAAGINRPDVFERMGFYPPPPGAPEGLGLEVSGTVRDAGEGAPFRPGQPVVALVAGGGYADIARADAGSVIAAPEGIDLIDAAGLPETVFTVWSNVFDTCGLSPGETFLVHGGASGIGTTAIQMAKAHGARVFATAGSAGKTALCEKLGADRAFNYREEDWAASIKDAGGVDVILDMVGGDYVDKNLSALNFGGRVSMIAFLKGSRVEVDLMRLMLKRQTLTGSTLRSRPAAEKAAIADAVKGKVWPWVRSGAVRPVIDSVFSLEDAGEAHARMDQMAHAGKILLTP from the coding sequence ATGACCCATCGCACCCGCATCGTCACCGCGCCCCAGCCCGGCGGCCCCGACGCGCTAAGGATCGAAGAGCGCGAGCTCGCGCCCGCAGGCCGGGGCGAAGTGCTGATCGACGTCGCCGCCGCCGGGATCAACCGGCCCGACGTGTTCGAGCGGATGGGCTTCTACCCGCCCCCGCCCGGCGCGCCCGAGGGGCTGGGCCTGGAAGTGTCCGGCACGGTGCGCGATGCGGGCGAAGGCGCGCCGTTCAGGCCCGGCCAGCCGGTCGTCGCGCTCGTCGCCGGCGGCGGCTATGCGGACATCGCCCGCGCCGACGCAGGCTCGGTGATCGCCGCGCCGGAAGGGATCGATCTGATCGACGCCGCGGGCCTGCCCGAGACGGTCTTCACCGTCTGGTCGAACGTGTTCGACACGTGCGGGCTGTCGCCCGGGGAAACCTTCCTGGTGCATGGCGGCGCGAGCGGGATCGGCACGACGGCGATCCAGATGGCCAAGGCCCATGGCGCGCGCGTGTTCGCTACCGCCGGCTCGGCCGGGAAGACCGCGCTGTGCGAAAAGCTCGGCGCGGACCGGGCCTTCAACTATCGCGAGGAGGACTGGGCGGCGTCCATAAAGGACGCGGGCGGGGTGGACGTGATCCTGGACATGGTCGGCGGGGACTATGTCGACAAAAACCTGTCGGCGCTCAATTTCGGCGGCCGGGTCTCGATGATCGCGTTTCTCAAGGGCTCGCGGGTGGAGGTCGACCTGATGCGGCTGATGCTCAAGCGCCAGACGCTGACAGGCTCCACCCTGCGGTCACGCCCCGCAGCAGAAAAAGCCGCGATCGCCGACGCGGTGAAGGGCAAGGTCTGGCCCTGGGTGAGATCAGGCGCGGTGCGGCCGGTGATCGACTCGGTGTTTTCCCTCGAAGACGCGGGCGAGGCGCATGCGCGCATGGATCAGATGGCCCATGCGGGCAAGATCTTGCTCACGCCCTGA
- a CDS encoding DUF1192 domain-containing protein, with amino-acid sequence MFEDEPGKQKETITPGEDLSIFGLEQLSERKRVLEAEIARTEAMIASKTKGRASAEALFKKG; translated from the coding sequence ATGTTCGAAGACGAGCCGGGAAAGCAAAAAGAAACCATAACGCCAGGCGAGGACCTGTCGATCTTCGGTCTCGAGCAGCTTTCCGAGCGCAAGCGCGTTCTTGAAGCCGAGATCGCCCGGACCGAGGCGATGATCGCCAGCAAGACGAAGGGCCGCGCCTCGGCCGAAGCCCTGTTCAAAAAGGGCTGA